The genomic DNA TTGAAGTCCAATAACAAGTTATAAAAACCCATATGTATGATTGTTTTTTGCCCTATACTAATTTCATTTGACGATTAATTAGATCATGGTTTAATCTCAGTTTAACCTTTTATCAGAGATATGTATGTAAAGCTGTATTCTTAACTAAAATTGGTTATGTTACTAAGCTGTTAGCCTAACCAAGTGGTTTATGAACTTCCGATAAGGTAAAATCGATGCGGAGTATCTAAGTTTGATCCCTAGTTGAAACATTTCTTCCTCAAGTTTTACTTATTTCCCAACCAAACTCTTGGTTACTAGGATAGGATTCCTTTTCCCTAAGAACCAAAGTAAGCTTTTAGCTATTTACATCTGGATGGTTATGATTCAGTTACAATAGTCATTCCCTAAGCTTTCTATATATAGCTTATCATTGTATCAGAGAACAGTCAATGAAAATAGAATGAACAATAACAGTTTACAGCCTCTGTTTTCTCGTTTCTTCTCTGCAATTCTTCTTTCATTTTAACTGTAAATCACTGCTTTTAGCAGTTCAATGAGCAGTTTGGTTTCAAAGCATTACCAGAAACCCTGAATACAAAGTTGGACACTTCTAGGCTTCATAAACTTGTCCAATACACCAAACCGTAACCCTTTATCTGTTGTTGACTTATGTACAATGCAATGAACAacgaataaataaaatatctattttgttttaatagtTATTCTTATTAGGAATTATTTTTCTACATTGCAGTAGCAAGTTATGCATATTTTGTAAATGCCAGCACTTcaattaaacatgttttttgCTTCAAGTAATTGCTTTGGATAAGCACGTTGATTTAAGCTTGGTGGCTTAATGCCTTTTAGCAGCGTTTCGTTGATGTGTCTGCTACTCGCCTACCATAGTGAACCAACTTAACTGAATGTAGAGCAATATATTATGGGTGTGCAACTACATAGAATACTTGCAAGTGCAGACCGCCACTTCTTATGTTACATTATTCTCTGCATAGTTttactattaaaataaaaaataggcgGGTCCACCAGATACAATGATGGAGAGATAGAGGCCTAGTGTAGGATCCAAAGAAGAGTAAGACAATTTTACCGTGCATCTGAGAGTCCTGCTATGTTGTGTGCGACAAAATGCTGGGCAGTAAGTTCCGTGTTGCAACAACGAGAATGTTATGATGTACACATGATTACACAAGACAAGATAGGAATAGGAATTAATCATTAGAAAGAATGTTGGGTGGTTTCCCTCATAGAAAGAATGGTAGAGCTACGTCTTAGGTGATTAGGGCATGTATGGAGAAGAACGACAGTAGCATGACTTAGGAGTGTACATAAAGTAAAGGATAATTCTATAGTCAAAGGTAGAATGGGGTCAAGGAAAAGTGTAGGTAAGACCATTAAGAGAGATTTAGAGTTACTGGTCTGTGGTTGGATTTAATTCATACAGGGCATGAGGACATCGTTTGAGCCATGGTTTTTACCCCATCTAGTTGTCAGGGAAAAACTCTGGTTGCTGTATTGTTAACTTCTAATATAGGTCTAGCATCCTTTGCCTTTTCAACTTGTGCATGTTTGGGTGAATGAATTTGAAAGAAACTGATTCGGTTAAACTGAGCTTGAAttgaagtgatttatgtttgattaTTTTCTAAATCAAACTTGATGAAAGACTTGGTGTAAGTTTTTCAACACAATGCAAAAGCTACTTTTCATCGCTTATAGTTAAACCAATGTTTGGAAGCAAAATCAATGATCCAAAGTAACCTaacataatactccctccgtcccaaattgtatgacgttttagctttttcacacatattaagaaatgcaattaatattgtgtggaaaagagatattatgagttgttttacaaaattgtccttaataaataatatgggaaagataaatgaaagaattgaaataagagagtaataaatagctaaggttataataggaaacgtagcattaatgttgcattggtattgtaaagcgacatataatttgggacaaaaaaaattctctaaagcgacatacaatttgggacggagggagtatatttatttttacgAAAGTCACGTTTTTAGGAGTAAATGGGATTTTACCTCCTTCAAATGGGGGGATAAACAAAAAATGCCTTGGGAAGTGccattttttctgttttctgtGGTTCGTGTAAAGCAAAAGGACTTTAAGTGGTACGGGGTACAAAATGCATGTGATTTTCTTGATCACCACAAAATAAACACTCAACTTGACTTgcaaattttaaagaaaatggaaTGGTGGTTGTTTTTGGAAAACATTTTTTATCTTGACATATGGCAACCACtttagttttttcatgtttgaagtttttttcttcattatctATCATTGTATGGTTATGCATAGAAAATTGTGCAACATATCTTCACAATCTTATTTAGTGAATTAGCTAAACAATCATGGAGAAATGTGGAAACTTATTCTGCCTGATCAAATGCCACACACATCTGTCAAGTCTGTTCTAGGCCAATTTAGTTTTCAGTGCTTCTGCTTCTCTATATATAACTCACTCTAATTAAATTTTGCAGCATTCCGGTTCGTTGTGAGGCCTTCTGGAAGGAACTTGATTATGTCAAGCATTTATGGAGGAACAGGCAAGACTTAAAGGTTGAAGATGCAGGCATTGCTGCTTTGTTTGGCTTGGAATGCTATGCATGGTATTGCGCTGGTGAGATTGTTGGAAGGGGATTTACTTTCACCGGTTACTCTGTCTGAAAATAGCCACTTCCAAGTGTAGATTTTTGCAGTCCTATATAGGCGCAATGTCGTTTTATACACTCGAATATGGGCATTCCGCATGGCAATATGTtattctgatttttatttttactttgacaAAACATGGTTGAGTAACTAGTGGTTAACTTTGATAAGCCTCAATAACCCCTTGTACTTGAAGCGGGAAGGACCTTGCATTTTGCTCTTATATCATGTTGGAATGTTGGAAAGCTTGTGGTGCTACTTGTCTACAATGGTGATCCtgcaattttcaaaataaatgtcgcaaattttggaaataatattatttgtttttttattgcttcGTACATAACATTAAATAAGTTTTATCTCGTTATACAAGTTGCTCTAATAAAACAGATTTCTGAATTTCTTACATTCAGCTGTGATATAAGCTTTGGAAGTGGCCATCATTTGAGTGCCATTAGAATCACATTTTCCGTTGTAAAGACTCTCGATTACGACCAAGGTTTTAAATATATCTAAATTATTCTCAATTAGACATAAATTATCCtcaaattcattaattataattttgttgcTAAAAACATGTcgtcttcttctttatttttttaagggaaaaaacgTGTCTTCTTTGTTAGTCTCCGAATACTACTAATAGAGGGGCTAAAAACACGTcgtcttgttttttttttagggaaaaaacaTGTCTTCTTTGTTAATTTCTGAATACTACTAAATACTCTAATAGAGGGAGATgcatgatttatgattttttttttttagcctaTTTTCAATATACCTAAATTACTCACAATTATGATTAGTCTGTTAAAAATATGTCTTTGTTAATATCTAAATTTAGGTCTAGGTTAAATAGCAATGGTTATTTCGAGAATCAAATCAAATGGATAAAAGTAGTAATTTCGAGTGTTATTTAACAAAAGAGAATTTAAGTTCAACGCAGACACCAGTTCCATTTTTattctcataattttttattttttttatggccggggttcgaaccccagaccttgcatattttatattttgtccataccaactgagctaagcccACAAAGACTCTTATTATAATGAAATAACCAGCCTAattccaaaaaattaatttagttatttattatgGGCGTGTTTGTAATTTCTACCCGACTTTATCAGTCTTTTTAGCcccaaaatattaaattggCGTGTCCATTTGTCTTTAAAGCCATGAAAAGATTGTGGTGACTGAAAGAAAACAAGGATATCATGAAGTATTAAGCATTCTTGACGTGAAAGATCCTATAACAATAAACTCATTCACTGAAAATTTATCCTTATTCGTACCTTGGCTTTGTATGCAGAGAAAAATAATGGACAAAATATCAGCTTCCACCAATCCAGTTATTTTGCAGAGTGAGGGCTTACTCAAGGTTTACATACGCATCTCTTGCCATTTTTGTTGTAACTGTTTAGATTGATTTTTCCTGCTTAATTAACATACAATTTTGTGGCAGTATATACTAGAAACCAGCGTTTACCCACGAGAAGCAGAGACTCTCAAAGAGCTGAGAAATGCAACAGCAAATCATCCTCTGTAATTATTCTTAAGACTACTATACCATACATCCAACCTATAAATTATGGAAGTTGTTTAACATAACAAAATTTGATACGCATACAagatttttcaaacaaaaatagtatgatattattattattattattatttttattcttgttgAACTTGACTTCTTCAGCCAGCATTAGGAAACTTTTTCTTATGTAATGTTATTGTAATTCTTCAGTGGCTTCATGGGCACATCACCTGATGCGGGTCAGCTAATGGCTTTGCTCTTGAAACTTCTAAATGCTAAAAAGACAATTGAAGTAGGAGTTTTCACTGGATACTCTCTTCTACTCACAGCACTTAGCATTCCATATAATGGAAAGGTTTGTATCTGCTTTCCTCCTATCCATACTGTGGCTTCTACAGTGGAAAAGTATCACAGTTTATGGTAGATCACCGAGTAAAAGAGTCTTTTGAACTAGAACAACGATGGACGTCGCTCTTCGTAAGTAGAAGCTCATGATATTACGCATTCTCAAGACTGGGACAATGAATCCTATCACCGCTAATTTGGTagagaaggaaagaaaaaaaaaaaaaaactatttgaacaatgttaaatgaatatGTTGGTCATCGTAAGAGTTTTGAGCAATTTCAATGCATAAGATGCTTAATTCTCTCGCTAATAATCACCCTCTCTCTTTGTATACATTTATATAACAATGTCGCAAATATGtgtctattatttttatgttactAGCCCCATTTGTCTGCCTGCTGTAGATTACAGCCGTAGATCCAGACAGAAAAGCTTATGAGATAGGACTTCCATTCATAAAAAAGGCCGGTGTCTTACACAAGATTGACTACATAGAGTCTCCAGCTTTGCCGGTTCTTGATAAACTCTTAGATGATGTAAGTAACTTACTCCACAAATAACTGTCCAGGTCAAGTCAGACCCTtgatggtttttcttttccTGTCTTGATGTAGCCGGCAAATGAAGGTACTTTTGACTTTGCCTTTGTTGATGCCGACAAAAATAACTACTGGAATTACCATGAGAGGCTTATCAAATTGGTCAAGATCAGCGGGATTGTTGCCTATGATAACACACTTTGGGGAGGAACTGTTGCCTTGCCGGAAATGGTAGTTTCAGAAACAAAGAGAGAATGGAGAAGATGTACACTTGATTTCAACGAAGCAATTTCAAAGGATCCTCGCATGGAACTTGCTTTTGTTTCAATAGGCGACGGACTCACTATCTGCAGGCGCATTTGCTGATATAAATTGACTTCCAATAGAGTTGTGATCAATAATAGTCCAAGTCATGGCACggtttaaataaatttgtaaaatttaatCTTATTGATAACTGTTCTCAATCTATCAATAtatttctagccactaggctacttagacaaaaaaaaaaaataagaactaCACTAAAGGAGCTTAGCAGTAACACTAGTGTgccatatataaataaatttgtaaaatttaatCTTATTGATAACTGTTCTCAAGTTGTATTGCCAGCAACGATACTGAAGAGTACACAAAACGGGTTTGGTATTGAACTATTGAAACTCCAAACAGTTTATGGTTCGATGCATAATCAATTGCCTTGGCATCATCATAAGATTGCCTACAAACTACAGTGTCTAATAATACGGTAATGATCAGCAAAACACTTGATGACTTCACAAACATTCTACTAACCTCATACGAACAAATAGGAATGCATAGTCCCAATTAGCTACATCAAACTAGACACATGTCAATTATGCTATCCCAAATCACTAGTTAGCCAGCGACTGCCATCCAATTGCATagtatcattttttaaatcacCATACATATTAAATTAGTCATCATTCTTACAATTGAATAATGAAAAAGGACTCCCGCCCAAAGCCGAACCCAAATATAAAAGTGTGGCACAGCCCCACCTTGAGACACACACACGCATCAGTAGTAATACTCCTAATCCTTTCTACTTAGCAATTGGAAccacaccttttttttttgttttttgcaacAATGGAGATACTTCTTATTTTCACTATAAATTGGGTGGCAAATTGTTGATTGAGGCCATCTATTTTTAACATGTAAAGTGAGAGAGATGAAAAATCTAGTAAAATTAATTGGGTTTCAATTGGTTAGCCATTAAAATATCCACCAGGCGACAAAGttggaaaataaatttcaaCATCGATTATCCTCTAGGATGATATATTATTCTTCTTGTCGAAAACTGCATCCTCggaaaaacaaataagaaaactAGTGTTGCAGAATGGTTGAACTTGAATCAATTATGGATTACACAAGAGCCATTGTATTTAAAGTAGATTACAACTAAGATGATACGGTTTCCATTCAAGTCTAGTCTattatttaacataaacatgACTAATTTCCACAAAGATTGTGATCCAACGCATCACGCTCATCATGCATGAACTGCCACATAATTCATACAGGACAAAGTaataatagaaaacaaaacCTCCTTTGCTGAAAACATTCTTTCATAAAATTCATTGAAAGCTTATCAGGAAACTTAGCTGAAGACAGTGACTGGCCTAAATAACAAGGTAAACAACAGTTTTAGTGAAAGTAACCAAGAACCTGACCACCTACATTCCTTTTTGCGGCCTCTTCATGATCCAAAACACCATCAGGAGTTGTAATCACAACATAACCCCACTGCATCAAGATAAATAAAACGTAATGATCTattaaaaagaaagaacttAAAGTATAAAAGCTGGTAGCTAATACAAACAGCATTCTCCACATTCAAATAGGTGTGAAACTGCTATAAcactaaataaaaacaaaacggTAAGCATTAACCAACCTGATGTGTTGGAAGAGTGTTCAATCTATAAGCTTCAATATCCTTTGCCTTAAGGTCTTGTCGGTATGTAAGGGCCTTGCAATCGTTAATTCTACCTTGTAGTTCAACTGTGATCCTCCCCACTCTATGGGGATCATAGACCTGAAAGTCCTTGATATATCCTGCCATCATAAATGACACCAAATTAGCTGTATCGATTATCTAAATATCAAATTATTCTAGTACGTTTAGTGCCTTTCATTTCATCTTAAATACATATACTGTTATGATTCAGGAGGCCAAATACAATGTCGAAGCCAAAGATGGACTGATGCGGTGACTCGCCTAAAATCTAGATTAAGTTTGTTAGCGTTATTTACATTCTCTTGCTAGTTTGTTACTAAATTCAGTTATTGCATAAGGCTATATAATCTTGTATTGACAAGGAAAATGATCATGA from Medicago truncatula cultivar Jemalong A17 chromosome 8, MtrunA17r5.0-ANR, whole genome shotgun sequence includes the following:
- the LOC25502259 gene encoding uncharacterized protein; translation: MASKLKALQSKACQASQLISKHGSGYYKQLLEQNKQYIQEPATIEKCNLLAKQLLYTRLASIPVRCEAFWKELDYVKHLWRNRQDLKVEDAGIAALFGLECYAWYCAGEIVGRGFTFTGYSV
- the LOC11407567 gene encoding probable caffeoyl-CoA O-methyltransferase At4g26220, giving the protein MQRKIMDKISASTNPVILQSEGLLKYILETSVYPREAETLKELRNATANHPLGFMGTSPDAGQLMALLLKLLNAKKTIEVGVFTGYSLLLTALSIPYNGKITAVDPDRKAYEIGLPFIKKAGVLHKIDYIESPALPVLDKLLDDPANEGTFDFAFVDADKNNYWNYHERLIKLVKISGIVAYDNTLWGGTVALPEMVVSETKREWRRCTLDFNEAISKDPRMELAFVSIGDGLTICRRIC
- the LOC11407568 gene encoding 40S ribosomal protein S15a-5, with the translated sequence MGRRILNDALRSMVNAEKRGKAMVELKPISNVISSFLHIMKHRGYIKDFQVYDPHRVGRITVELQGRINDCKALTYRQDLKAKDIEAYRLNTLPTHQWGYVVITTPDGVLDHEEAAKRNVGGQVLGYFH